From Abiotrophia defectiva ATCC 49176:
TCATGGACGAACCGCTCTCTAACTTGGATGCTAAACTCCGTGTACAAATGCGTGCTGAAATTGCAAAATTACACCAACGCTTGAACACTACTACCATCTACGTAACCCACGACCAAACCGAAGCTATGACCATGGCTAGCCGGATTGTCATCATGAAAGATGGGATTATCCAACAAATCGGTAGCCCGCAAGAAGTTTACGATACACCAAACAATGTCTTCGTTGCTGGCTTTATTGGCTCTCCTGCCATGAACTTCTTCAAAGTTAAATTCGAAAACGGCACTATCAGCAATGGCCACGACTTAACTCTAGAAGTAACAGATCCACAACGTCGCTACTTAGTAGAACGTGGCTACGAAGGCAAGGAAGTCATCTTTGGTATTCGTCCAGAAGACATTCAATCTGAACAAATCTTCTTAGACTCCTATCCAAAATCAGTAGTTCGTTCAGAAGTTGTCGTATCTGAATTATTAGGGGCAGAAACTATGCTTTACTCTAAAGTTGGGGACACTGAATTCATCGCTCGTGTGGATGCACGTGACTACCACAACCCAGGTGAAACCGTAGAACTCGGTTTCAACATGAACAAGGCTCACTTCTTCGATTCAGAAACCGAATTAGTAATTCGCGAAGAAGCTTAAGCTTAACTCGTCTACCGCTCCGGCCCTCCTCATCTGAGGAGGGTTTTTGGCG
This genomic window contains:
- a CDS encoding sn-glycerol-3-phosphate ABC transporter ATP-binding protein UgpC; translated protein: MVEMKLKGIHKKYDNADFYSVTDFNLDIADREFIVFVGPSGCGKSTTLRMIAGLEDISEGELWIGDRLMNDVAPKDRDIAMVFQNYALYPHMTVFDNMAFGLKLRKYPKEEIKQRVENAAEILGLTQYLDRKPAALSGGQRQRVALGRAIVRDAKVFLMDEPLSNLDAKLRVQMRAEIAKLHQRLNTTTIYVTHDQTEAMTMASRIVIMKDGIIQQIGSPQEVYDTPNNVFVAGFIGSPAMNFFKVKFENGTISNGHDLTLEVTDPQRRYLVERGYEGKEVIFGIRPEDIQSEQIFLDSYPKSVVRSEVVVSELLGAETMLYSKVGDTEFIARVDARDYHNPGETVELGFNMNKAHFFDSETELVIREEA